A region of Salvia splendens isolate huo1 chromosome 17, SspV2, whole genome shotgun sequence DNA encodes the following proteins:
- the LOC121774170 gene encoding polcalcin Ole e 3-like, with protein MADDDPQDVADRERLFKHFDANGDGQISASELGDALKTLGCVTPEEVQNMMVEIDSDGDGFISYEEFTTFARANRGLVKDVAKIF; from the coding sequence ATGGCCGATGATGATCCACAAGATGTAGCCGACCGCGAGCGGCTCTTCAAGCATTTCGACGCCAACGGTGACGGCCAGATCTCGGCCAGCGAGCTCGGCGACGCCCTCAAGACGCTGGGATGCGTCACCCCCGAAGAAGTCCAGAACATGATGGTCGAAATCGACTCTGATGGCGACGGCTTCATCTCCTACGAAGAGTTCACAACCTTCGCTCGTGCAAATAGGGGACTAGTCAAGGATGTGGCCAAGATATTCTAA
- the LOC121775463 gene encoding probable fructokinase-6, chloroplastic isoform X1: MALHSAAVSFCCVSFNPQASLFRQCSIKPSRLSSPSLPRFRIQGKAVESGNGPFEVDDSSLVVCFGEMLIDFVPTTSGLALAEAPAFKKAPGGAPANVAVGIARLGGASAFIGKVGEDEFGYMLANILKENNVNNEGMRFDPGARTALAFVTLRKDGEREFMFYRNPSADMLLQEAELDIELIRKAKIFHYGSISLITEPCKSAHIAAAKAAKEAGVILSYDPNLRLPLWPSAESAREGILSIWDTADIIKISEEEISFLTQGEDPYDDNVVRKLYHENLKLLLVTEGPEGCRYYTKEFSGRVKGLKAEAVDTTGAGDAFVAGILSQLALDTSLLQNEDRLRDALRFANACGALTVMERGAIPALPTRETVLNALLKPVD; the protein is encoded by the exons ATGGCTCTTCATAGTGCTGCCGTGAGCTTCTGCTGTGTCTCTTTCAACCCTCAAGCTTCTCTCTTCAGGCAATGCAGCATCAAACCATCAAGATTATCTTCCCCATCGCTTCCAAGATTCAGAATTCAAG GGAAAGCAGTAGAGAGTGGTAATGGCCCATTTGAAGTAGATGATTCATCTCTCGTGGTTTGCTTCGGGGAAATGCTTATCGATTTTGTGCCAACCACAAGTGGACTTGCTTTGGCTGAAGCACCGGCGTTTAAGAAAGCTCCCGGAGGTGCACCTGCTAATGTGGCTGTTGGCATTGCTCGACTTGGCGGTGCATCAGCATTCATAGGGAAG GTGGGAGAGGATGAATTTGGCTACATGCTTGCAAATATTCTTAAGGAGAATAATGTGAATAACGAAGGAATGAGGTTTGATCCCGGTGCTCGAACTGCACTAGCTTTTGTAACTCTCAGGAAAGATGGGGAACGCGAGTTCATGTTTTATCGCAATCCCAGTGCGGATATGTTGCTCCAGGAGGCCGAACTTGACATTGAGTTAATAAGAAAG GCCAAAATTTTCCACTACGGCTCTATAAGCTTGATTACAGAACCTTGCAAATCTGCCCACATAGCTGCTGCGAAGGCTGCAAAGGAGGCTGGTGTGATCTTGTCGTATGATCCTAATTTGAGGCTTCCATTGTGGCCATCTGCAGAAAGTGCCAGAGAAGGCATTCTTAGCATATGGGATACAGCAGATATTATTAAG ATCAGCGAGGAGGAGATAAGCTTTCTGACTCAAGGAGAAGACCCATATGACGATAATGTAGTTCGGAAACTGTACCATGAAAATCTCAAGTTACTCCTTGTAACTGAAGGTCCAGAAGGCTGCCGATACTATACCAAG GAGTTTAGTGGAAGGGTGAAGGGTCTGAAGGCGGAAGCTGTTGATACAACAGGTGCCGGGGATGCTTTTGTGGCCGGAATCCTTTCACAGTTAGCTCTTGACACCTCGTTGCTTCAG AATGAGGATCGACTGAGAGATGCACTGAGATTCGCTAATGCTTGTGGAGCCTTGACCGTGATGGAAAGAGGCGCTATTCCTGCTCTGCCCACGAGAGAGACAGTGCTCAACGCCCTGCTCAAGCCTGTAGATTAG
- the LOC121775463 gene encoding probable fructokinase-6, chloroplastic isoform X2, which produces MALHSAAVSFCCVSFNPQASLFRQCSIKPSRLSSPSLPRFRIQVESGNGPFEVDDSSLVVCFGEMLIDFVPTTSGLALAEAPAFKKAPGGAPANVAVGIARLGGASAFIGKVGEDEFGYMLANILKENNVNNEGMRFDPGARTALAFVTLRKDGEREFMFYRNPSADMLLQEAELDIELIRKAKIFHYGSISLITEPCKSAHIAAAKAAKEAGVILSYDPNLRLPLWPSAESAREGILSIWDTADIIKISEEEISFLTQGEDPYDDNVVRKLYHENLKLLLVTEGPEGCRYYTKEFSGRVKGLKAEAVDTTGAGDAFVAGILSQLALDTSLLQNEDRLRDALRFANACGALTVMERGAIPALPTRETVLNALLKPVD; this is translated from the exons ATGGCTCTTCATAGTGCTGCCGTGAGCTTCTGCTGTGTCTCTTTCAACCCTCAAGCTTCTCTCTTCAGGCAATGCAGCATCAAACCATCAAGATTATCTTCCCCATCGCTTCCAAGATTCAGAATTCAAG TAGAGAGTGGTAATGGCCCATTTGAAGTAGATGATTCATCTCTCGTGGTTTGCTTCGGGGAAATGCTTATCGATTTTGTGCCAACCACAAGTGGACTTGCTTTGGCTGAAGCACCGGCGTTTAAGAAAGCTCCCGGAGGTGCACCTGCTAATGTGGCTGTTGGCATTGCTCGACTTGGCGGTGCATCAGCATTCATAGGGAAG GTGGGAGAGGATGAATTTGGCTACATGCTTGCAAATATTCTTAAGGAGAATAATGTGAATAACGAAGGAATGAGGTTTGATCCCGGTGCTCGAACTGCACTAGCTTTTGTAACTCTCAGGAAAGATGGGGAACGCGAGTTCATGTTTTATCGCAATCCCAGTGCGGATATGTTGCTCCAGGAGGCCGAACTTGACATTGAGTTAATAAGAAAG GCCAAAATTTTCCACTACGGCTCTATAAGCTTGATTACAGAACCTTGCAAATCTGCCCACATAGCTGCTGCGAAGGCTGCAAAGGAGGCTGGTGTGATCTTGTCGTATGATCCTAATTTGAGGCTTCCATTGTGGCCATCTGCAGAAAGTGCCAGAGAAGGCATTCTTAGCATATGGGATACAGCAGATATTATTAAG ATCAGCGAGGAGGAGATAAGCTTTCTGACTCAAGGAGAAGACCCATATGACGATAATGTAGTTCGGAAACTGTACCATGAAAATCTCAAGTTACTCCTTGTAACTGAAGGTCCAGAAGGCTGCCGATACTATACCAAG GAGTTTAGTGGAAGGGTGAAGGGTCTGAAGGCGGAAGCTGTTGATACAACAGGTGCCGGGGATGCTTTTGTGGCCGGAATCCTTTCACAGTTAGCTCTTGACACCTCGTTGCTTCAG AATGAGGATCGACTGAGAGATGCACTGAGATTCGCTAATGCTTGTGGAGCCTTGACCGTGATGGAAAGAGGCGCTATTCCTGCTCTGCCCACGAGAGAGACAGTGCTCAACGCCCTGCTCAAGCCTGTAGATTAG